The Athalia rosae chromosome 7, iyAthRosa1.1, whole genome shotgun sequence genome window below encodes:
- the LOC105689733 gene encoding NHP2-like protein 1 homolog: MADQVNPKAYPLADATLTAKILNLVQQAMNYKQLRKGANEATKTLNRGLSEFIVMAADAEPLEILLHLPLLCEDKNVPYVFVRSKGALGRACGVSRPVVACSVTVNEGSQLKPQILAIQQEIERLLV; this comes from the exons ATG GCTGACCAAGTAAATCCCAAGGCTTATCCTTTGGCTGACGCCACCCTGACAGCAAAGATCCTCAACCTGGTGCAGCAAGCTATGAATTACAAGCAGCTCCGCAAGGGAGCCAATGAGGCTACAAAAACACTGAATCGAGGTCTCTCCGAGTTCATAGTGATGGCTGCTGATGCAGAGCCTTTGGAGATTTTACTGCATCTTCCGCTGCTTTGCGAGGACAAGAACGTCCCCTATGTTTTTGTTAGGAGTAAAGGAGCCTTGGGTCGTGCCTGTGGCGTTTCCAGACCTGTGGTTGCTTGCTCGGTCACCGTGAATGAAGGATCCCAGTTGAAACCGCAGATTCTGGCAATACAGCAAGAGATTGAACGTCTCTTGGTTTAA
- the LOC105689731 gene encoding eukaryotic translation initiation factor 3 subunit L has translation MYDDYNDQYDSYIDYGPLGGADTHVDEYDRDAYRQVPEVVRKFLIYFRNCINEGMIFEVQNLYENSFPKLTEQFFDKQAWPDEGDVAHIVDSDPVFLVLYKELYYRHIYARIPGGPSLEQRFGSFFNYCDLFNYILSAETPVPLELPDQWLWELIDEFVYQFQSFAQYRARLLKKTPDEIENLNAHNNIWSVLCILNVLHSLVDKSKIKSQLEVYASGGDPDSVAGSFGRHSLYKMLGYFSLVGLLRLHSLLGDYYQAIKVLENVELYKKSAYSHVPACQISTAYYVGFAYMMMRRYADAIRTFSSILLYIQRTKQLFASRSYQNDQINKQTEQMYHLLAICLVLHPQCIDDGLQQALREKNYHEKMFKMQYGDLAEFEACFLYACPKFLSPCPPPPDAPNEDYVKEAIKHQTQVFMDEVTQQKMLPTIRSYLKLYTTLPLSKLATFMCSNTRPDGSWDLDKEVASLGIHLLCFKHKMKNIVWTKGPSGLDGKFQSGSELDFYIDHDMIHIADTKVAHRYGDFFIRKILKFEELNRKLHHIKI, from the exons ATGTATGACGATTACAATGATCAG tACGACAGTTACATCGATTACGGTCCATTGGGTGGTGCAGACACTCACGTCGACGAGTATGACAGGGACGCGTACCGTCAGGTACCCGAAGTTGTACGAAAATTCCTGATCTACTTCAGAAACTGCATAAACGAGGGAATGATATTCGAAGTTCAAAACTTGTACGAAAATTCATTCCCAAAACTCACCGAGCAGTTCTTTGACAAACAAGCTTGGCCTGATGAAGGCGATGTTGCTCACATTGTCGACAGTGATCCAGTGTTTCTAGTTTTATACAAAGAACTTTACTATCGGCATATCTACGCTAGGATTCCGGGTGGCCCGAGTCTAGAACAGCGGTttggatcatttttcaattactgcGATCTCTTCAACTACATTTTGAGTGCAGAGACACCTGTACCCCTTGAACTCCCTGACCAATGGCTTTGGGAACTGATTGACGAGTTTGTTTACCAATTTCAATCTTTTGCACAGTACCGTGCCAGGCTCTTGAAAAAGACCccagatgaaattgaaaacttgaatGCACATAACAACATTTGGAGCGTTTTATGCATCCTCAATGTCCTACATTCTCTTGTTGATAAATCAAAGATCAAGAGTCAGCTCGAGGTCTACGCCAGTGGTGGTGACCCAGATTCTGTTGCTGGAAGCTTTGGAAGACACTCGCTGTACAAAATGCTGGGCTATTTCTCTCTTGTGGGTCTCTTACGTCTTCATTCCCTGCTTGGGGACTATTACCAAGCCATTAAAGTCCTGGAAAATGTTGAGCTCTACAAAAAAAGTGCTTATTCGCACGTTCCTGCTTGTCAAATATCTACTGCTTACTACGTTGGATTTGCATACATGATGATGAGACGATATGCTGATGCAATAAGGACTTTCTCAAGTATTTTACTCTACATTCAACGCACTAAACAACTCTTTGCATCAAGAAGCTATCAAAATGACCAGATAAATAAACAGACAGAACAGATGTACCACTTACTCGCAATCTGCTTGGTTCTGCATCCTCAGTGCATAGATGACGGACTCCAGCAAGCTCTGCGAGAAAAGAACTATCACGAAAAGATGTTCAAGATGCAGTACGGAGATTTGGCAGAGTTTGAAGCCTGCTTTCTGTATGCTTGTCCTAAATTTTTGTCTCCTTGTCCCCCACCTCCAGATGCTCCCAACGAGGACTATGTCAAGGAAGCTATTAAGCATCAGACCCAAGTATTCATGGATGAAGTGACACAGCAAAAAATGCTTCCAACTATCCGATCGTACTTGAAATTATATACTACGCTGCCTCTTAGCAAATTGGCTACTTTCATGTGCAGCAACACCCGTCCAGATGGATCATGGGATCTTGATAAGGAAGTCGCTTCGCTTGGAATCCATCTACTTTGCTTCAAACacaaaatgaagaatattGTATGGACCAAAGGCCCCTCTGGATTGGATGGAAAGTTTCAATCTGGATCTGAG CTGGACTTTTACATCGACCATGATATGATCCACATCGCAGATACTAAAGTGGCACATCGTTACGGAGACTTTTTCATCCGCAAAATTCTGAAGTTTGAGGAGCTGAATCGCAAGTTGCAtcatataaaaatttaa
- the LOC105689665 gene encoding uncharacterized protein LOC105689665 gives MGEFLLDEKDMIRAGATYPNAVPGSWTPGLQSSGNRGEKNCGKNAPGRVLLTSNRNIRPRPAFGATRDEGAIGTIASLSPYAEAAVFTLQGIRRSIEPKKRAEFGNKITCRSNEPPQTVAKGPTAENIISMTAAGRKPPVPEEEQVGRHKKSLLQIASNMQAAVSKLDEKETLKSDDTLDAQIENDVLLQSDRIPGFQQTWGTAFKFS, from the exons AT GGGAGAATTTTTGCTGGATGAAAAGGACATGATCCGAGCCGGTGCGACTTATCCAAATGCAGTTCCCGGTTCGTGGACTCCCGGGCTGCAGTCCTCGGGAAatagaggtgaaaaaaattgtggaaaaaacGCGCCCGGAAGAGTCCTATTAACTTCAAACCGAAATATTCGGCCTAGGCCAGCTTTTGGTGCCACGAGAGACGAGGGCGCAATAGGAACCATCGCAAGTTTATCTCCTTATGCCGAAGCCGCCGTTTTTACGCTGCAAGGTATTCGACGATCTATTGAACCGAAAAAGCGCGCTGAGTTTGGGAATAAAATTACATGCCGATCAAAC gAACCCCCGCAAACCGTAGCGAAAGGACCCACGgcagaaaatattatttcgatgACCGCTGCAGGAAGGAAACCTCCAGTTCCCGAAGAAGAACAAGTTGGGCGTCACAAAAAGTCGCTTTTACAAATTGCGTCGAATATGCAAGCGGCAGTTtcaaaattagatgaaaaagagaCGTTGAAATCCGACGACACCCTCGACGCTCAAATCGAAAATGATGTACTTTTGCAATCGGATAGAATACCCGGATTTCAACAGACGTGGGGAACCGCTTTTAAATTTTCGTAG